The proteins below are encoded in one region of Candidatus Eisenbacteria bacterium:
- a CDS encoding pyridoxal phosphate-dependent aminotransferase, whose protein sequence is MRKLADCMSRLGTETAFEVLAKAKALEAEGKDIIHLEIGEPDFTTPDNIKEAAIKALRDGKTGYCPAPGIPELRKAIAADAGKRRGVELDWKRVVVTPGAKPVMSHLIQAVAQPGDEVIYPNPGFPIYESMIKFVGAKPVPMMLREERDFRFDPAEFRSLVTDKTKLIIINSPQNPTGGVLSKKDLEAIAEVAVEHDVYVLTDEVYINIIYDGKHESILSFPGMAERAILLDGFSKSYSMTGWRLGYGHFPEELVEHITRLNINTISCTSHFSQWGALEAITGPQDAVATMRDEFARRREVIVKGLNDLPGVSCRMPGGAFYAFPNITGTGRTSKELEGDLLQKAGVATLSGTSFGSNGKGFLRLSYANSVENIRKALERIGNYLAG, encoded by the coding sequence ATGAGGAAGCTGGCGGACTGCATGTCGCGGCTCGGCACCGAGACCGCCTTCGAGGTGCTGGCCAAGGCGAAGGCCCTCGAAGCGGAGGGGAAGGATATCATCCACCTCGAGATCGGCGAGCCCGATTTCACCACGCCCGACAACATCAAGGAAGCGGCGATCAAGGCGCTCCGCGACGGCAAGACCGGCTACTGCCCGGCGCCGGGGATCCCCGAACTCCGGAAGGCGATCGCGGCCGACGCCGGCAAGCGACGCGGGGTGGAGCTGGACTGGAAGCGCGTGGTGGTCACCCCCGGCGCCAAGCCGGTGATGAGCCACCTGATCCAGGCGGTCGCCCAGCCCGGCGACGAGGTGATCTACCCGAACCCGGGCTTCCCGATCTACGAATCGATGATCAAGTTCGTCGGCGCCAAGCCGGTGCCGATGATGCTTCGCGAGGAGAGGGATTTCCGCTTCGATCCGGCGGAGTTCCGGTCGCTGGTGACGGATAAAACCAAGCTGATCATCATCAACTCTCCCCAGAACCCGACCGGCGGCGTCCTCTCCAAGAAGGATCTGGAGGCGATCGCCGAGGTCGCCGTCGAACACGATGTTTATGTGCTGACCGACGAGGTCTACATCAACATCATCTACGACGGAAAGCACGAGTCGATTCTCTCCTTCCCGGGGATGGCGGAGCGCGCCATCCTGCTGGACGGCTTTTCCAAGTCCTACTCCATGACGGGATGGCGGCTCGGTTACGGCCACTTCCCCGAGGAGCTGGTGGAGCACATCACGAGGCTGAACATCAACACCATCTCCTGCACGTCCCATTTCAGCCAATGGGGAGCCCTCGAGGCGATCACGGGGCCGCAGGACGCGGTCGCCACTATGCGCGACGAGTTCGCCAGGCGGCGCGAAGTGATCGTGAAGGGACTGAACGACCTTCCGGGCGTCTCCTGCCGGATGCCGGGCGGCGCCTTCTACGCTTTCCCGAACATCACCGGGACGGGGCGCACCTCCAAGGAGCTCGAGGGGGATCTTCTCCAGAAGGCCGGCGTGGCCACCCTCTCCGGCACCTCCTTCGGGTCCAACGGCAAAGGTTTCCTGCGCCTCAGCTACGCCAACTCGGTGGAGAACATCCGGAAGGCGCTGGAGCGGATCGGTAATTATCTGGCCGGGTAG
- a CDS encoding sulfotransferase, giving the protein MNGTDDPTILYIMGRGHSGSTTLDLVLGNHPEVVTAGEITNGFRVPDCPCTCGARLDECPFWGPVRRELGERHPDTSWEEFGRMLGRIDMPQRIPAILTGVGLPAWVKDRYLPMNRDLYATIARRAGARFVVDSSKDLARAALLLKRFRKAKVIHMVRDGRGELWSRLKRLRAGKPFQVLRRDTHPKHHAPAMALTAWAWAASNSLSILYGWMNPGRVHRLFYEDLCENPRREIERLGRFLDLDLSEMAGRIERGEPFSFGHNVSGSILLAAESKTLTFRPDRAWKENLPGRYRALYAILAWPLILCFGYHRKA; this is encoded by the coding sequence ATGAACGGTACGGACGATCCGACGATCCTCTACATCATGGGCCGCGGCCACAGCGGTTCGACCACCCTCGACCTGGTGCTCGGCAACCACCCGGAGGTGGTCACCGCCGGGGAAATCACCAACGGGTTCCGCGTGCCGGACTGTCCCTGCACCTGCGGCGCCAGACTGGACGAGTGCCCTTTCTGGGGTCCGGTCCGGCGCGAGCTGGGGGAGCGCCATCCCGATACGAGCTGGGAAGAGTTCGGGCGGATGCTCGGCCGGATCGACATGCCCCAGCGGATCCCGGCGATCCTGACCGGCGTCGGGCTTCCGGCCTGGGTGAAGGACCGGTACCTGCCGATGAACCGAGACCTCTACGCGACGATCGCCCGCCGCGCCGGCGCGCGCTTCGTCGTCGATTCCTCGAAGGACCTCGCCCGGGCGGCGCTCCTCCTGAAGCGTTTCCGGAAGGCGAAGGTGATCCACATGGTCCGCGACGGCCGGGGGGAACTGTGGTCCCGGCTGAAGCGGCTCCGCGCGGGCAAGCCGTTCCAGGTGCTCCGGCGGGACACCCATCCGAAGCACCACGCGCCGGCGATGGCCCTGACCGCATGGGCATGGGCCGCCTCCAATTCGCTGTCGATCCTTTACGGGTGGATGAATCCGGGGCGGGTCCACCGGTTGTTCTACGAGGATCTGTGCGAGAACCCCCGGCGAGAGATCGAGCGGCTCGGCCGATTCCTCGATCTCGATCTTTCGGAGATGGCGGGCCGGATCGAGCGGGGCGAGCCGTTCTCCTTCGGGCACAACGTGTCGGGCAGCATTCTCCTCGCCGCCGAGTCGAAGACCCTCACCTTCCGGCCCGACCGGGCGTGGAAGGAGAACCTCCCCGGGCGCTACCGAGCGCTCTACGCCATCCTCGCCTGGCCGTTGATTCTCTGTTTCGGGTATCACCGGAAGGCGTAG
- a CDS encoding glycosyltransferase family 4 protein: MRRGRIWFVTRALPEHGGGGMERVVRETAFGLAARGWRIDLVVPRPPIPVDAPEGVEIHPLDAPHHVPTARLGRALLGWAADRKETPDLLFSAVLSAGTLAARRPEIPSLFQAHGSSWAEATTKLRAGDPRGLFRFWLWAGAERRALPRFDRIVAVGPAVRAYFESRAYRFLDPARIVEIPNGIDLRLFADGEARRRRVRQEFAVGAEERVILAACRLIPEKGVGDLLRAFERMEGRERTRLWIAGSGRDETRLRAYVREKGLDRVAFFGALPRERVIDLVHGADLTAQVGTRPEGLPLLVLESLVAGTPALVSERMPLPLFGGESSVMRARPGDADSIARAVAEGLRLGAPRPDTAAAARERFSLERTLDDYEKVIAEILEERRKPG, encoded by the coding sequence ATGAGGCGCGGGCGGATCTGGTTCGTCACCCGCGCCCTGCCGGAGCACGGCGGCGGCGGGATGGAGCGGGTGGTCCGGGAAACCGCCTTCGGGCTCGCCGCGCGCGGTTGGCGGATCGACCTCGTCGTTCCTCGTCCTCCGATCCCGGTGGACGCCCCCGAGGGAGTGGAGATCCATCCGCTGGACGCTCCCCACCACGTTCCCACCGCCCGCCTCGGCCGCGCCCTGCTCGGCTGGGCGGCGGACCGGAAGGAGACGCCGGACCTTCTCTTCTCCGCGGTTCTGTCGGCGGGAACGCTCGCCGCGCGCCGCCCCGAAATCCCCTCCCTCTTCCAGGCTCACGGAAGCTCCTGGGCCGAAGCGACGACCAAGCTCCGCGCCGGAGACCCGCGCGGGCTCTTTCGGTTTTGGCTCTGGGCGGGCGCGGAGCGGCGCGCGCTCCCCCGCTTCGACCGGATCGTCGCGGTCGGGCCGGCGGTGCGCGCCTACTTCGAATCCCGCGCTTATCGGTTCCTCGATCCGGCGCGGATCGTCGAGATCCCGAACGGCATCGACCTCCGTCTCTTCGCGGACGGCGAGGCGCGGCGGCGGCGGGTACGGCAAGAGTTCGCCGTCGGCGCGGAGGAGCGGGTGATCCTCGCCGCCTGCCGGCTCATTCCGGAAAAGGGAGTGGGCGATCTTCTGCGCGCTTTCGAGAGGATGGAGGGGCGGGAGAGAACGCGTTTGTGGATCGCGGGGAGCGGGCGCGACGAGACGAGGCTCCGCGCCTACGTCCGCGAAAAGGGGCTGGACCGCGTCGCTTTTTTCGGCGCGCTCCCCCGGGAGAGGGTGATCGACCTCGTCCACGGCGCGGACCTGACCGCGCAGGTCGGGACGCGCCCCGAGGGGCTCCCCCTTCTCGTGCTGGAGTCGCTCGTCGCGGGAACGCCGGCGCTCGTCTCCGAGCGGATGCCCCTCCCCCTCTTCGGCGGCGAGTCATCGGTAATGCGCGCCCGCCCGGGAGACGCGGACTCCATCGCCCGCGCCGTCGCGGAGGGGCTCCGCCTCGGCGCGCCCCGGCCGGACACGGCGGCGGCCGCGCGGGAGCGCTTCAGTCTGGAGCGCACCCTCGACGACTATGAAAAGGTGATCGCCGAAATATTAGAGGAACGAAGAAAACCGGGCTAG
- a CDS encoding glycosyltransferase: MSREPYLIFEDPEWDRRPGRRVLVFANLYPHPGAENYGTFVYDEVRMLRRLGVAADVFYLNGRANRANYFRAVPGYFRRLREKRYEVVHAHHTLSAAVAALQRRLPLVITFHGPEVSQSYTAPLSRYLARRAEGAIATSRWVESHLGRKADAIIPPGVDYDLFRPMDQGESRAKLGLPPDRRQVLFVGLDRPEKRVWAVREATEKLRAAGEPADLLLAQNLAHEEIPLYMNAADVLVLVSEAEGSPMVIKEAMGCNLPIVASDVGDIREVIEGTEGCFLCEKTVEGTVEAIRKALAFGRRTDGRTRTAPYSLETSARRAMEVHEKALAKREGGR, translated from the coding sequence ATGAGCCGTGAACCCTACCTGATCTTCGAGGACCCCGAATGGGACCGCCGCCCGGGGCGGCGGGTCCTGGTCTTCGCCAACCTCTACCCCCATCCGGGCGCGGAGAACTACGGCACCTTCGTCTACGACGAGGTTCGGATGCTCCGCCGGCTCGGTGTCGCGGCGGACGTCTTCTACCTGAACGGCCGGGCGAACCGGGCGAACTATTTCCGCGCCGTGCCCGGGTACTTCCGGCGCCTCCGGGAAAAGCGGTACGAAGTGGTGCACGCCCACCACACGCTGAGCGCGGCGGTGGCGGCGCTCCAGCGGCGGCTGCCGCTGGTGATCACCTTCCACGGGCCCGAGGTCTCCCAGTCCTACACCGCCCCCCTCTCCCGTTACCTGGCGCGGCGCGCCGAGGGCGCCATCGCGACGAGCCGCTGGGTGGAAAGCCACCTCGGCCGGAAGGCGGACGCCATCATTCCTCCCGGCGTCGACTACGACCTCTTCCGCCCCATGGACCAAGGCGAATCGAGGGCGAAGCTCGGCCTTCCGCCGGACCGCCGGCAGGTTCTCTTCGTCGGCCTCGACCGTCCGGAAAAGCGGGTCTGGGCGGTCCGGGAGGCGACGGAGAAGCTCCGCGCCGCCGGAGAGCCGGCGGACCTGCTCCTCGCTCAAAACCTCGCGCATGAAGAAATCCCTCTCTACATGAATGCTGCGGACGTGCTGGTGCTCGTCTCTGAAGCGGAGGGGTCGCCGATGGTGATCAAGGAGGCGATGGGCTGCAACCTCCCGATCGTCGCCAGCGACGTGGGAGACATCCGGGAGGTGATCGAGGGGACCGAGGGGTGCTTCCTCTGCGAAAAGACGGTGGAGGGGACCGTGGAGGCGATCCGGAAGGCGCTCGCCTTCGGCCGGCGCACCGACGGGCGGACCCGGACCGCGCCGTACTCGCTGGAGACGAGCGCTCGCAGGGCGATGGAAGTGCACGAGAAGGCGCTGGCGAAGAGGGAGGGCGGCCGGTGA
- a CDS encoding SDR family oxidoreductase produces MGELSGHAAIVSGAGRGIGAAIARRFAREGASLVLAARTEAEIARLADEFAPLGGGAVAVPVDVSDERSVRECVDACADTFGGVDILVNNAGAQYISPVALSETERWIEDFRVNIFGAYFFSKACLPHLARSRNGQIVNISSRMGKSPAALNSAYCASKAALNAFTVSLAAEAARDGIRVNAVCPGYVETKLLSDSIAAASRVTGRTPEDVKRLLAEKSMLRRAVTPEEVAEVVYFLVTRATGMTGQAINVTGGAETH; encoded by the coding sequence ATGGGCGAACTGAGCGGACACGCGGCGATCGTGAGCGGCGCCGGTCGAGGGATCGGCGCCGCCATCGCCCGCCGTTTCGCGCGGGAGGGGGCGTCGCTTGTGCTCGCCGCCCGCACCGAAGCGGAGATCGCCCGCCTCGCCGACGAGTTCGCCCCCCTCGGCGGGGGCGCCGTCGCGGTTCCCGTCGACGTTTCGGACGAGCGGTCGGTTCGGGAGTGCGTCGACGCCTGCGCGGACACATTCGGCGGCGTCGACATCCTGGTGAACAACGCCGGCGCGCAGTACATCTCGCCGGTCGCCCTGTCCGAGACCGAACGTTGGATTGAAGATTTTCGCGTCAACATCTTCGGCGCGTACTTCTTCAGCAAGGCCTGCCTCCCCCACCTCGCCCGCTCGCGTAACGGCCAGATCGTGAACATCTCCTCGCGGATGGGAAAATCGCCGGCGGCGCTGAACAGCGCCTACTGCGCCTCCAAGGCGGCGCTGAACGCCTTCACCGTATCCCTCGCCGCCGAGGCCGCCCGGGACGGGATTCGCGTGAACGCGGTCTGCCCGGGATACGTGGAGACCAAGCTGCTGAGCGACTCCATAGCCGCCGCCTCGCGTGTCACCGGCAGGACACCCGAGGACGTCAAGCGCTTGCTCGCGGAAAAGAGCATGCTGAGGCGGGCGGTAACCCCGGAGGAGGTGGCGGAGGTGGTCTATTTCCTCGTGACCCGCGCAACCGGGATGACCGGCCAGGCGATCAACGTCACCGGCGGCGCGGAAACCCACTAG
- a CDS encoding heavy metal translocating P-type ATPase, producing the protein MKGGKSRATSAPPPEAPAPEAGPEELMRARLAVRGMSCANCARAVEKALRSVPGVAGAVVNAAAEAASVRYDPARAGVEDLLEAVKRAGYRAVPADEAEEGNPTDERMRLLGVAALALPILLIHQGAASVPRAPWVMLALATILQFTGGLRFYRGAFRSMRVGFAGMDVLVALGITAAWGYSALLVLFPDLSPGERPFFETAAMLILFIRFGRYLEARAKGRAGDAMRALLRRRPDRALLVDAGGEREVDAAELAVGNRVRARAGERVAVDGVIEEGEAAVDEAYVTGESVPVWHRPGEEVTGGTLVLEGNLVLRAVAVGDATFLARVVRMTEEAQLDRAPIQRYADRVSHRFVPAVVAVAAIAFLVWLVALGAGASFSLSRAVAVLAVACPCALGLATPTAILVGSGVALGRGVLFKRGSALEAIARVRTVLFDKTGTITRGVPSLTDILPAEGTNEKDVLALAASAAAVSTHPLSLAIVRRAAAEGTAGEPARQGMELAGRGIRFAVDGGRGLLGSERLLREEGIDPGALAAEAARLEREGKTTLWLAVDDAARALFAFRDEPKDRAVDAIARIRAMGISTGLVTGDRRATAEAIGSRIGVGRVWAEVLPEGKAEIVEEARREAGGPVAMVGDGINDAPALARADVGIAIGAGTDVAKEAGDVVLVHGDPADAAVAVELGRAVLRKIRINLFWALLYNVLMIPFAAGLFARWGLLLPPEIAGLAMALSSVSVVLNSIDLKRWRPVGD; encoded by the coding sequence ATGAAGGGCGGAAAGAGCCGCGCGACGTCCGCTCCGCCGCCGGAGGCGCCCGCGCCCGAGGCGGGCCCGGAGGAGTTGATGCGGGCCCGGCTCGCCGTGCGGGGGATGAGCTGCGCCAACTGCGCGCGCGCGGTGGAGAAGGCGCTCCGTTCCGTGCCGGGGGTGGCGGGCGCGGTGGTGAACGCCGCCGCGGAGGCCGCGTCGGTCCGTTACGATCCGGCCCGCGCCGGCGTGGAAGACCTGTTGGAGGCGGTGAAGCGCGCCGGCTACCGCGCCGTGCCGGCGGACGAGGCGGAGGAGGGAAACCCGACCGACGAGAGGATGCGGCTCCTCGGCGTGGCCGCCCTCGCCCTTCCCATTCTGTTGATTCATCAAGGAGCCGCCTCGGTTCCCCGCGCTCCCTGGGTGATGCTCGCCCTCGCCACGATCCTCCAGTTCACGGGCGGGCTTCGCTTCTACCGGGGCGCCTTCCGCTCGATGCGGGTCGGTTTCGCCGGCATGGACGTGCTGGTCGCGCTCGGCATCACCGCCGCCTGGGGTTACAGCGCGCTTCTCGTCCTCTTCCCCGACCTCTCCCCGGGGGAGCGACCCTTCTTCGAAACCGCCGCCATGCTGATCCTCTTCATCCGCTTCGGCCGTTATCTGGAGGCGAGGGCCAAGGGGCGCGCCGGCGACGCGATGCGCGCCCTCCTCCGGCGGCGGCCGGACCGAGCGCTCCTTGTCGACGCCGGGGGGGAGAGGGAAGTGGACGCGGCGGAACTCGCCGTGGGGAATCGAGTCCGCGCGCGCGCCGGAGAGCGGGTCGCCGTGGACGGCGTGATCGAGGAGGGAGAGGCGGCGGTGGACGAGGCGTACGTGACCGGCGAATCGGTGCCGGTCTGGCATCGCCCCGGCGAAGAGGTGACCGGCGGCACCCTCGTCCTGGAGGGAAATCTGGTTCTCCGGGCCGTCGCCGTCGGGGACGCCACCTTCCTCGCCCGCGTGGTCCGCATGACCGAGGAGGCCCAGCTCGACCGCGCGCCGATCCAGCGCTACGCCGACAGGGTCTCGCACCGCTTCGTGCCGGCGGTGGTCGCCGTGGCGGCGATCGCCTTCCTGGTTTGGCTCGTCGCGCTCGGCGCCGGCGCCTCCTTTTCGCTCTCCCGAGCGGTGGCGGTGCTCGCCGTCGCCTGCCCTTGCGCGCTCGGCCTCGCCACGCCGACGGCGATTCTGGTCGGGTCCGGCGTCGCTCTCGGCCGCGGCGTTCTCTTCAAACGCGGCTCGGCGCTCGAGGCGATCGCCCGTGTGCGGACCGTCCTCTTCGACAAGACCGGAACGATCACCCGCGGTGTTCCTTCGCTCACCGACATCCTGCCGGCGGAGGGGACGAACGAGAAAGACGTCCTCGCCCTCGCCGCCTCCGCGGCCGCCGTCAGCACGCATCCCCTCTCGCTGGCGATCGTCCGGCGCGCCGCGGCGGAGGGGACGGCGGGGGAGCCGGCCCGGCAGGGGATGGAACTGGCCGGGCGGGGGATCCGTTTCGCGGTCGACGGGGGGCGCGGTCTACTCGGCTCGGAGAGGCTCCTGCGCGAAGAGGGAATCGACCCGGGGGCGCTCGCGGCGGAGGCGGCGCGGCTCGAGCGGGAAGGGAAAACGACGCTCTGGCTCGCCGTGGACGACGCGGCGCGGGCGCTCTTCGCTTTCCGGGACGAGCCGAAGGATCGGGCCGTGGACGCCATCGCGCGGATCAGGGCGATGGGGATCTCCACCGGTCTCGTCACCGGCGACAGGCGCGCCACCGCCGAGGCGATCGGATCGCGGATCGGCGTCGGCCGGGTTTGGGCGGAGGTGCTGCCGGAAGGGAAGGCGGAGATCGTCGAAGAGGCGCGCCGCGAAGCGGGCGGGCCGGTCGCCATGGTGGGGGACGGGATCAACGACGCCCCCGCCCTGGCCCGAGCGGACGTGGGGATCGCCATCGGCGCCGGCACGGACGTGGCGAAGGAAGCGGGGGACGTGGTGCTCGTCCACGGCGATCCGGCGGACGCGGCGGTCGCCGTCGAGCTGGGACGCGCCGTCCTGCGCAAGATCCGCATCAACCTCTTTTGGGCCCTCCTCTACAACGTGCTGATGATCCCCTTCGCGGCGGGTCTCTTCGCACGCTGGGGTCTCCTCCTGCCGCCGGAGATCGCCGGGCTCGCCATGGCCCTCTCCTCGGTCTCGGTGGTGCTGAACTCGATCGACCTGAAACGGTGGCGGCCGGTGGGGGACTGA
- a CDS encoding ABC-ATPase domain-containing protein — MRTQDRETLRDLLRRIDGRGYKAYKDIRGRYAFPGFELSIDHVQGDPFAAPSRLRVFVPMARAAFPESTRRNRSRAIALAGVLARAFARAARGAAERRGSGKSGLIEIDRPGQEVLERTAVIVGGDRVEARFVVGLPAAGRRVLGRQAEAMLLGDLPEIVDASLLYAALDAEAIDRAVRTNEDADHLRGALAERGLIAFVADGAVLPRRSGVDDRPLVEGAVPFRSPESLRVSVGLPNAGAVTGMGIPRGVTLIVGGGFHGKSTLLHALERGVYNHLPGDGRERVVADGRAMKIRAEDGRRVAGADISPFIGELPYGRRTDDFTTDNASGSTSQAANILEALEAGASVLLIDEDTAATNFMIRDHRMQELIAKEKEPITPFVDKVRQLFEERGVSSVIVAGGSGDYFDAADTVIAMEAYLPRDATADARAIAERHRAERRPEGGDRFGDVAERIPSRASVDPSRGRREMSVKIRGLRTIQFGEETVDLSAVSQIVDPSQTRAIAEAILYARERYMDGRRTVKEILDAVEEDLAREGLALLSPRPAGDHAAFRSLELAAALNRLRSLEVRRRG; from the coding sequence ATGAGAACCCAAGACCGCGAAACCCTCCGAGACCTCCTCCGCCGCATCGACGGCCGGGGATACAAAGCGTACAAGGACATCCGCGGGCGGTACGCCTTCCCCGGATTCGAACTCTCCATCGACCACGTACAGGGCGATCCCTTCGCGGCGCCGAGCAGGCTCCGCGTCTTCGTTCCCATGGCGCGCGCCGCCTTTCCGGAATCGACGCGCCGGAACAGGAGCCGCGCGATCGCCCTCGCCGGCGTCCTCGCCCGCGCTTTCGCCCGCGCCGCCCGGGGCGCCGCCGAGCGCCGCGGGTCCGGCAAGAGCGGTCTCATCGAGATCGATCGGCCCGGCCAGGAGGTGCTGGAGAGGACCGCCGTGATCGTCGGCGGGGACCGGGTGGAGGCGCGTTTCGTGGTCGGTCTTCCCGCGGCGGGGCGCCGGGTCCTCGGACGCCAAGCGGAGGCGATGCTCCTCGGCGACCTCCCGGAGATCGTGGACGCCTCCCTCCTGTACGCCGCCCTCGACGCGGAGGCGATCGACCGCGCGGTTCGGACGAACGAGGACGCGGACCATCTCCGCGGGGCGCTCGCGGAGCGCGGCCTGATCGCCTTCGTCGCCGACGGCGCCGTTCTGCCGCGCCGCTCCGGCGTGGACGACCGCCCCCTCGTCGAAGGGGCCGTCCCCTTCCGCTCGCCCGAATCGCTCCGCGTCTCCGTCGGCCTGCCGAACGCCGGCGCCGTCACCGGCATGGGAATCCCGCGCGGCGTCACGCTGATCGTCGGGGGCGGCTTCCACGGGAAGTCGACGCTCTTGCACGCGCTGGAGCGCGGCGTTTACAACCATCTTCCCGGCGACGGCCGCGAACGGGTCGTCGCCGACGGGCGGGCGATGAAGATCCGCGCCGAGGACGGCCGCCGCGTGGCGGGCGCCGACATCTCCCCCTTCATCGGTGAACTCCCCTACGGCCGCCGCACCGACGACTTCACCACCGACAACGCCAGCGGCTCCACCTCTCAGGCGGCGAACATCCTGGAGGCGCTCGAGGCGGGCGCGTCGGTCCTTCTCATCGACGAGGACACGGCGGCGACCAACTTCATGATCCGCGACCACCGCATGCAGGAGTTGATCGCCAAGGAGAAGGAGCCGATCACTCCCTTCGTGGATAAAGTGCGGCAGCTCTTCGAGGAGCGGGGCGTTTCGTCCGTCATCGTCGCCGGCGGGAGCGGCGACTATTTCGACGCGGCGGACACGGTGATCGCCATGGAGGCGTATCTCCCGCGGGACGCCACGGCCGACGCGCGCGCCATCGCCGAGAGGCACCGCGCCGAGCGCCGCCCCGAAGGGGGAGATCGCTTCGGCGACGTGGCGGAGAGGATCCCGAGCCGGGCGAGCGTCGACCCGAGCCGCGGCCGCCGGGAGATGAGCGTCAAAATTCGCGGCCTTCGGACCATCCAATTCGGCGAGGAAACGGTGGACCTTTCGGCGGTCTCGCAGATCGTCGACCCGAGTCAGACGCGGGCGATCGCCGAGGCGATCCTCTACGCCCGAGAGCGCTACATGGACGGGCGCCGCACCGTGAAAGAGATCCTGGACGCCGTCGAGGAGGATCTGGCGCGGGAGGGGCTCGCACTCCTCTCCCCGCGTCCCGCCGGCGACCACGCCGCCTTTCGCTCCCTGGAGCTGGCCGCCGCGCTGAATCGGCTCCGCTCTTTGGAGGTGCGGCGGCGGGGATGA
- a CDS encoding glycosyltransferase family 4 protein, translated as MRVLQISRSLEPTGGIARVAHHLAREFRRAGVAVENIGWYPRELPAETDLGARRAPPAIARVAGAARNRRLRVFLEVVLFSLWSGGAARRALREGDIILSHGDSFMGDVFVAHSCHRAAVEAKRAAGERRWMLYPLHWFVLFREALVFRRRRPHLIAISRGVADEFRRFHRYPDDRIHFIPNGVDRERFRPAADKIALRRELGLPEEKTLLLFVGHEFARKGLSIILEGMAGCAAAEGALLLVAGGDDPSPYVERARALGIAGRVLFLGARSDVHRLYAAADLFVFLSNYESCPLVGLEALASGLPVITTRVSGMEDFIRHGENGFFVERNEAAFTATLGRVIGDADLRARISAAARPSTEPYAWAKIAARTIETMERIGGMR; from the coding sequence GTGCGCGTCCTGCAGATCAGCCGATCCCTCGAGCCGACCGGAGGCATCGCCCGTGTCGCCCATCACCTGGCCAGGGAGTTCCGGCGCGCGGGCGTGGCGGTGGAGAACATCGGCTGGTATCCGCGCGAGCTTCCCGCCGAAACGGACCTCGGCGCGCGGCGGGCTCCTCCGGCGATCGCGCGCGTCGCCGGTGCCGCGCGGAACCGCCGCCTCCGTGTCTTCCTCGAGGTGGTTCTCTTCTCGCTCTGGTCGGGCGGCGCGGCGCGGCGCGCCCTGCGCGAAGGGGACATCATCCTCTCCCACGGTGATTCCTTCATGGGTGACGTTTTCGTGGCGCACAGCTGCCACCGCGCCGCGGTGGAGGCGAAACGCGCCGCGGGGGAGCGGCGCTGGATGCTCTACCCCCTCCACTGGTTCGTCCTCTTCCGCGAGGCGTTGGTCTTCCGCCGGCGGCGGCCCCATCTGATCGCCATCAGCCGCGGCGTGGCGGACGAGTTTCGCCGTTTCCACCGCTATCCCGACGACCGCATCCACTTCATCCCCAACGGCGTCGATCGGGAACGTTTCCGGCCCGCCGCCGACAAGATCGCTCTCCGCCGCGAGCTGGGGCTCCCGGAGGAGAAAACGCTCCTCCTCTTCGTGGGGCACGAGTTCGCGCGTAAAGGTCTTTCGATCATCCTGGAGGGGATGGCGGGGTGCGCCGCCGCGGAAGGCGCGCTCCTCCTCGTCGCCGGCGGCGACGACCCCTCTCCCTACGTCGAAAGAGCGCGCGCCCTCGGGATCGCCGGGCGGGTCCTTTTCCTCGGCGCGCGCAGTGACGTGCACCGCCTCTACGCCGCGGCGGACCTCTTCGTCTTCCTCTCCAACTACGAGTCCTGCCCGCTGGTCGGGCTCGAAGCGCTCGCCTCGGGACTTCCGGTGATCACCACGCGGGTGAGCGGCATGGAGGATTTCATCCGCCACGGCGAGAACGGTTTCTTCGTCGAACGGAACGAAGCGGCGTTCACCGCGACGCTCGGACGGGTGATCGGCGACGCGGATCTCCGGGCGAGGATAAGCGCCGCCGCCCGCCCCTCCACCGAGCCCTACGCTTGGGCGAAAATCGCGGCGCGCACCATCGAAACGATGGAGAGGATCGGAGGGATGCGATGA